From a single Ischnura elegans chromosome 7, ioIscEleg1.1, whole genome shotgun sequence genomic region:
- the LOC124162937 gene encoding uncharacterized protein LOC124162937 isoform X2 — MEEKKEDDEAEVQSSGQDNMMKQFKKTYWEDTCPTPLPDLPGAIKVFGPSRPDHRLVGLSEYQDHIGKNGYNQLMKREDDLGTQKKDEGSGTYSTQKKEERRPCGRTQYLEF, encoded by the exons aaaaaaaggaagacgACGAGGCCGAAGTACAAAGCAGCGGACAGGACAATATGATGAAGCAGTTCAAGAAAACGTACTGGGAAGATACGTGCCCTACGCCCCTTCCGGACCTGCCCGGTGCAATTAAAG TCTTTGGTCCGTCAAGGCCCGACCATCGGTTAGTGGGTCTCAGCGAGTATCAAGATCATATCGGGAAAAATGGATATAACCAACTGATGAAGAGGGAGGATGATCTGGGCACTCAAAAGAAAGATGAAGGATCTGGCACTTATTCGACGCAAAAGAAAGAAGAGAGGAGGCCCTGCGGGAGAACGCAGTACCTTGagttttaa